In the genome of Methylophaga nitratireducenticrescens, one region contains:
- a CDS encoding OmpP1/FadL family transporter, with the protein MTMSRTTQFGFYLLFGAASNSAAAAGYALIEQSITGLGRAFSGSAAVADDASTIFFNPAGMTNLSRKEMNMGLNLIAPRAEFSDRGSNVNGTPLTGGDGSNAGELAAVPNFYYAHPLNDKTVVGIGVGAPFGLVTDYGDSWQGRYHAIRSDLLTLNINPSIAFKVTEKLSLGFGVNLQYIDLELSQAANFGSFLGNSQGNDGRVKVTADDWSWGYNLGMTYQFTEATRMGLSYRSKITHDLTGEGEFRIPENVNTQATAAGFQDGNVGGRVTLPESASIALVHQLNSQWSVMADASWTRWSRFEELQINSDVSRLNTLKEEDWENSMRYGLGVEYKANDRWSWRAGVAYDETPIPNAQRRTPRIPDSDRTWLALGASYHYSDNIILDAAYTHIFMKDSSIEDTFTSGTQTYELSGKYKSSVDIVGVQLRWLFD; encoded by the coding sequence ATGACCATGTCCCGAACAACCCAATTTGGTTTTTATCTTTTATTTGGGGCAGCCAGTAATTCTGCAGCCGCAGCGGGTTATGCCCTGATAGAACAAAGCATTACGGGGTTGGGACGAGCCTTTTCAGGCAGTGCTGCAGTGGCGGATGATGCCAGCACTATTTTTTTTAATCCGGCTGGCATGACAAATTTATCCCGTAAAGAAATGAATATGGGGCTCAATCTGATCGCACCCCGAGCAGAATTCTCTGATCGCGGTTCTAATGTCAATGGCACACCATTAACGGGGGGTGATGGCAGTAATGCCGGTGAACTGGCAGCAGTTCCAAATTTTTATTATGCCCATCCGTTAAATGACAAGACTGTCGTAGGTATTGGTGTTGGCGCGCCCTTCGGGCTGGTGACTGACTATGGCGATAGTTGGCAGGGGCGTTATCATGCGATTCGTTCGGATCTGCTTACGCTTAATATTAATCCCAGCATTGCTTTTAAAGTGACTGAAAAACTATCATTGGGCTTTGGCGTAAATCTGCAATATATCGATCTGGAACTCTCCCAGGCAGCTAACTTTGGTTCTTTTCTAGGTAACTCCCAAGGCAACGATGGACGGGTAAAAGTCACTGCCGATGACTGGAGCTGGGGTTATAACCTGGGTATGACCTATCAGTTTACTGAAGCAACACGCATGGGCTTAAGTTATCGTTCAAAAATAACGCATGATTTAACCGGTGAAGGTGAATTTCGCATACCGGAAAATGTGAATACTCAAGCAACAGCCGCTGGCTTTCAGGATGGAAATGTTGGCGGCCGGGTAACCTTGCCTGAATCGGCATCAATCGCTCTGGTTCACCAATTAAATTCACAATGGTCGGTTATGGCCGATGCCAGTTGGACTCGATGGAGCCGTTTTGAAGAGTTGCAAATTAATTCTGACGTTTCCAGGCTAAATACGCTTAAAGAAGAAGACTGGGAAAACTCTATGCGTTACGGGCTGGGCGTGGAATATAAAGCTAATGACCGATGGTCCTGGCGGGCGGGCGTCGCCTATGATGAAACACCGATTCCCAATGCGCAACGTCGAACTCCTCGAATTCCGGACAGTGATCGTACCTGGTTAGCATTGGGGGCAAGTTATCACTATAGCGATAATATAATTTTGGATGCCGCCTATACTCATATATTTATGAAAGACAGCAGCATTGAGGATACATTCACAAGTGGCACTCAAACATATGAATTATCCGGTAAATATAAAAGTTCTGTCGATATCGTCGGCGTTCAACTACGGTGGCTCTTTGATTAA
- a CDS encoding AMP-dependent synthetase/ligase, which produces MSAAHDYISPDQAQTLYGLACERIKRSPDKDAYGFFDNDKKSWESLTWQQVADEITHWQQALQQENLRKGDRVAINLRNSKEWIFFDLAALSLGLIVVPLYPDDRPDNVAYILQDADVRLLLVNSLRQWSAIKAVLPEEHAVKRIVLFHDESITDNESSMTSLQNWLDTASAAELNLPHCAPEQLASIIYTSGTTGRSKGVMLSHHNMLSVAYGSLQFFEILPDDVFLSFLPLSHTLERTGGYYLPMMAGSKVVFSRSIPLLADDMRQVQPTIMIAVPRIFERIYDRVHKQLAEGSWLKRRIFKLAVEVGWKRFQYQQGRKYWSPSLLLWPLLYKLVVTKFHQRLGGKLRLAVSGGAALPVHAAKMFIGLDLVLLQGYGLTETSPVISVNEPSSNDPASVGRAIQGVEVRIGKDEELEVKGPGNMLGYWNNHKATAQTIDADGWLHTGDKAHISESGHIYIVGRIKDILVLNNGEKVPPADIEAAIVSNGLIDQALVVGEGQPYLAALLVINGESWPQIAQQLGLDPLQNESLGSKVLQQHFVRLLRQWLFEFPAYARIRRVHLTLQPWTIENGLLTPTLKVKRALVEQRYDKEIKALYHDTSS; this is translated from the coding sequence ATGTCTGCTGCTCATGATTACATTTCTCCGGATCAGGCCCAAACGCTGTATGGCTTAGCTTGTGAACGGATAAAAAGAAGTCCTGATAAAGACGCCTATGGCTTTTTTGATAATGATAAGAAAAGCTGGGAAAGCTTAACTTGGCAACAGGTTGCTGATGAAATAACCCATTGGCAACAAGCGCTGCAGCAGGAAAATCTGCGTAAAGGTGATCGGGTTGCAATCAATTTACGTAATAGCAAAGAGTGGATATTTTTCGATCTGGCAGCCTTAAGTCTGGGGCTGATAGTGGTGCCACTTTACCCCGATGACCGACCGGATAACGTTGCATATATATTACAGGATGCTGATGTACGTTTACTGCTGGTGAACAGTCTCAGACAATGGTCAGCCATTAAAGCCGTATTACCCGAAGAACACGCTGTTAAACGGATAGTCCTGTTCCATGATGAATCGATAACAGATAACGAATCATCCATGACATCGCTGCAGAACTGGCTTGATACAGCCTCTGCTGCTGAGTTGAATCTACCCCACTGTGCACCTGAACAATTGGCATCGATTATCTATACTTCTGGCACCACTGGCCGTTCTAAAGGGGTTATGCTCAGCCATCATAATATGTTGTCGGTTGCCTATGGTTCGTTGCAGTTTTTTGAAATCCTGCCTGATGATGTTTTCTTGTCCTTTTTACCGCTGTCGCACACTTTGGAGCGAACTGGCGGCTATTATTTGCCGATGATGGCTGGTTCAAAAGTAGTCTTCTCTCGTAGCATTCCCCTGCTTGCTGACGACATGCGACAAGTTCAACCCACCATCATGATTGCTGTGCCCAGGATTTTTGAACGGATTTATGATCGAGTTCATAAACAACTTGCTGAAGGCAGCTGGCTTAAACGTCGGATCTTCAAACTGGCGGTGGAGGTCGGCTGGAAACGCTTTCAGTACCAACAGGGTCGGAAATATTGGTCGCCTTCTCTGCTGTTATGGCCATTGCTGTATAAACTGGTTGTGACCAAATTTCATCAGCGTCTGGGCGGCAAACTGCGTTTAGCTGTCAGTGGTGGCGCTGCTTTACCCGTCCACGCCGCTAAAATGTTTATTGGACTGGATTTAGTGTTGCTACAAGGTTATGGCCTGACTGAGACCAGCCCAGTGATTAGTGTTAATGAACCTTCCAGCAATGATCCGGCCAGCGTAGGTCGCGCTATTCAGGGTGTAGAAGTTCGTATCGGCAAGGATGAAGAGCTTGAGGTAAAAGGTCCGGGCAATATGCTGGGCTATTGGAATAATCACAAAGCCACGGCACAGACTATTGATGCTGATGGCTGGCTGCATACCGGTGATAAAGCCCACATCAGCGAAAGCGGACATATTTATATTGTTGGCCGAATCAAAGATATTCTGGTGCTCAATAATGGCGAAAAAGTCCCGCCTGCTGATATTGAGGCCGCCATAGTCAGCAATGGCCTGATTGATCAGGCTTTAGTGGTCGGTGAAGGGCAGCCTTATTTGGCCGCTTTACTGGTCATTAATGGCGAAAGTTGGCCGCAGATTGCACAACAACTTGGTTTGGATCCCTTGCAGAATGAAAGTCTTGGCTCAAAAGTTTTACAGCAGCATTTTGTGCGCTTACTCAGACAGTGGTTATTTGAATTTCCGGCCTATGCCAGGATTCGGCGAGTACATCTGACTTTGCAACCCTGGACGATTGAAAATGGTTTGCTGACGCCTACTTTAAAAGTTAAACGTGCGCTGGTTGAGCAACGGTATGATAAGGAAATTAAGGCCCTGTATCACGACACCTCAAGCTGA
- the folC gene encoding bifunctional tetrahydrofolate synthase/dihydrofolate synthase: protein MRFNSLPQWLAWQEKLHFTEIDPGLDRVRAVWQQMYDDNKLPFRVVTVAGTNGKGSSVALLASILSAAGYRTACYTSPHLLRYNERIVVDGQTATDQQICEAFERVDTARGDISLSYFEFATLAAADIFCRQNIDIAILEVGMGGRLDAVNLFDADIALITPIGLDHTVWLGDTREKIGIEKAGIMREKNPVVCSEHSPPVTVIEIAQKLGSPAYIAGKDFNAQSDKNVWHWQNAEYQFTGLPLPALLGCYQIQNSAAVLQVISLLKDSGMEKINETAIRDGLAHVRLAGRFQMIDGPITHIFDVTHNQQGAENLAKLLTEIPCHGKTHAVIAMLRDKDSQAVFDVLIPVINNWFLGGLNGSRGQSAEDLATGLQGKISNDRIHTSEVVEQAYDLALANAIEGDRILIFGSFHTVEAIMRHIPDFINEPLSASA from the coding sequence ATGCGATTTAATAGCTTGCCACAGTGGCTGGCATGGCAGGAAAAGCTTCATTTTACTGAGATAGATCCCGGCCTGGATCGGGTTCGTGCTGTCTGGCAGCAGATGTATGACGACAACAAACTGCCTTTTCGGGTGGTGACGGTTGCCGGCACCAACGGTAAAGGCTCTTCTGTTGCGTTATTGGCCTCTATACTCTCAGCTGCCGGCTATCGAACAGCCTGTTACACCTCGCCGCATCTATTGCGTTATAACGAACGCATCGTAGTGGATGGTCAAACAGCAACGGATCAACAGATATGTGAAGCTTTCGAGCGGGTTGATACCGCACGTGGTGACATTTCTCTGAGTTATTTCGAATTTGCCACGCTCGCTGCAGCAGATATTTTCTGTAGACAGAATATTGATATCGCGATTTTGGAAGTGGGTATGGGCGGACGGCTTGATGCGGTGAATCTGTTTGATGCCGATATTGCGTTGATTACGCCGATAGGTCTGGATCATACAGTTTGGCTTGGCGATACCCGGGAAAAGATTGGTATTGAAAAAGCCGGGATAATGCGAGAAAAGAACCCTGTCGTCTGCAGTGAACATTCCCCACCAGTCACCGTTATTGAGATTGCTCAGAAATTAGGCTCGCCAGCGTATATTGCTGGCAAAGACTTCAATGCACAATCCGATAAAAATGTCTGGCACTGGCAAAATGCCGAGTATCAGTTCACGGGATTACCATTGCCGGCTTTATTGGGTTGCTATCAAATTCAGAACAGCGCGGCTGTGCTACAAGTCATCAGCCTGCTGAAAGATTCCGGAATGGAAAAAATCAATGAAACAGCTATCCGTGATGGATTGGCTCACGTCCGACTGGCTGGTCGTTTTCAGATGATTGATGGACCCATTACCCATATTTTTGATGTAACACATAATCAACAGGGTGCTGAAAATCTGGCCAAACTATTAACGGAAATTCCCTGTCATGGCAAAACCCATGCGGTGATTGCCATGTTGCGTGACAAAGACAGTCAAGCGGTTTTTGATGTCTTGATTCCAGTGATAAATAATTGGTTTCTTGGTGGCTTAAATGGAAGCCGGGGGCAGTCTGCAGAAGATTTGGCAACTGGCCTGCAAGGTAAAATTTCCAATGATCGCATTCATACCAGTGAAGTAGTGGAACAGGCCTATGATCTGGCTTTAGCTAATGCTATTGAAGGGGACCGTATCTTAATTTTTGGCTCATTCCACACAGTAGAAGCCATCATGCGGCATATACCAGATTTCATTAATGAACCGTTATCTGCCTCAGCTTGA
- the accD gene encoding acetyl-CoA carboxylase, carboxyltransferase subunit beta, giving the protein MSWFERLLPSKIRTSGRSRSVPEGVWCKCPACDNVLYRAELERNQMVCPKCDHHQRINARDRLKSFLDEENRQEIGTEVKPVDTLKFKDSKRYRDRITQAQKNTGENDALLAMQGTLKDLPVVVVAFDFGFMGGSMGSVVGEKFVRAAKVALAKKLPLICFAASGGARMQEGLFSLMQMAKTSAVLSQLEEAGVPFISVMTDPTMGGVSASLAMLGDVNVAEPKALIGFAGPRVIEQTVREKLPEGFQRSEFLLEHGAIDMIIDRREMRDRLNNLLTMMQNRIAV; this is encoded by the coding sequence ATGAGTTGGTTTGAAAGATTACTACCGTCGAAAATCCGCACCAGTGGCCGCAGCCGCTCGGTACCTGAAGGTGTCTGGTGCAAATGTCCGGCATGTGACAATGTGCTTTATCGGGCTGAGCTTGAGCGTAATCAGATGGTGTGTCCCAAATGTGATCATCATCAACGGATAAATGCCCGTGATCGACTGAAAAGTTTTCTTGATGAAGAGAATCGCCAGGAAATTGGGACCGAAGTTAAGCCTGTCGACACCCTTAAATTCAAAGACAGTAAACGCTATCGTGATCGTATTACCCAGGCGCAAAAAAATACCGGTGAGAATGATGCATTGTTAGCCATGCAAGGCACGCTTAAAGACCTGCCTGTTGTGGTTGTTGCGTTTGATTTTGGTTTTATGGGGGGCTCAATGGGCTCCGTGGTCGGTGAAAAATTTGTCCGTGCTGCAAAGGTTGCTTTAGCGAAAAAACTGCCGTTGATATGTTTTGCCGCCAGTGGTGGAGCACGCATGCAGGAAGGCCTGTTTTCACTAATGCAAATGGCAAAAACCAGTGCCGTTTTATCACAACTTGAAGAGGCTGGAGTCCCGTTTATTTCGGTGATGACCGATCCTACTATGGGTGGTGTTTCAGCCAGTCTGGCAATGCTGGGTGATGTCAATGTGGCTGAACCTAAAGCCTTAATTGGTTTCGCGGGTCCACGCGTTATCGAACAGACCGTTCGTGAAAAATTACCTGAAGGTTTCCAACGCAGTGAGTTTTTGCTGGAACATGGTGCCATCGACATGATTATTGACCGCCGTGAAATGCGCGATCGTCTGAATAATCTGTTAACCATGATGCAAAATCGTATTGCTGTTTAA
- the trpA gene encoding tryptophan synthase subunit alpha codes for MSRIKECFKNLQADGQTALIPYVTAGDPEPWVTVPLLHALVDAGADIIELGVPFSDPMSDGPVIQKACERALKNDVTLDSILDMVKQFREKNKHTPIVLMGYANPLEAMGYEKFAKKAQAVGVDGVLTVDMPPEESDEFLRLMDVHDIDTIFLVAPTTSAQRMQKIAQYAKGFIYYVSIKGVTGAAALEINEVTAKLEEIRKYTSLPVGVGFGIRDGRSAAAVAEVADAVVVGSTLVRCIEEHSNRPQELPAAVASLLAEMRHAINARDLASVSA; via the coding sequence ATGAGTCGTATTAAAGAATGTTTTAAAAATCTTCAGGCAGATGGGCAAACTGCTTTAATCCCTTATGTGACGGCAGGTGATCCTGAACCATGGGTAACCGTACCACTGTTACATGCTTTGGTGGATGCCGGTGCCGATATTATCGAACTGGGTGTGCCTTTCTCTGACCCCATGTCGGATGGCCCTGTGATCCAAAAAGCCTGTGAACGGGCATTGAAAAATGATGTCACGCTGGATTCAATTCTGGATATGGTGAAACAGTTCAGAGAGAAAAATAAGCATACGCCAATCGTGCTGATGGGATATGCCAATCCCCTTGAAGCAATGGGTTATGAAAAGTTCGCCAAAAAAGCACAGGCTGTCGGGGTGGATGGGGTGTTGACTGTTGATATGCCTCCGGAAGAGTCTGATGAATTCCTGCGCCTGATGGACGTACATGATATTGATACGATTTTCCTGGTTGCGCCAACAACATCGGCACAGCGTATGCAGAAAATTGCCCAATATGCCAAAGGCTTTATTTATTATGTTTCGATCAAAGGTGTGACGGGTGCTGCCGCATTGGAAATTAATGAAGTAACCGCCAAACTTGAAGAAATTCGTAAATACACTTCGTTACCGGTTGGTGTGGGGTTTGGTATCAGAGATGGCCGCTCAGCCGCAGCTGTCGCGGAAGTGGCTGATGCTGTAGTGGTGGGCAGTACTTTGGTACGTTGCATAGAAGAACATTCCAATCGCCCACAGGAATTACCCGCAGCAGTAGCAAGTCTGTTAGCTGAAATGCGTCATGCAATTAATGCGCGTGATTTAGCCAGCGTCTCGGCCTAA
- the trpB gene encoding tryptophan synthase subunit beta — protein sequence MPDIQIDDYFKNYPDELGHFGPYGGRFVGETLMGAIYELEEAYKQYKNDPNFQAEMDKDLADFVGRPSPIYHAENWTKKLGGAQIYLKREDLNHTGAHKVNNTIGQALLAKRMGKTRIIAETGAGQHGVATATVAARLGMECVVYMGAEDVERQAMNVYRMKLLGADVVPVQSGSKTLKDALNEALRDWVTNVDDTFYIIGTVAGPHPYPAMVRDFQSVIGREARQQMINTTGKLPDTLVACIGGGSNAIGLFYPFIEDESVAMIGVEGAGHGLQTGQHSAPLSAGTPGVLHGNRTYLIQDAAGQITETHSISAGLDYPGVGPEHAWLKDIGRAQYVTVTDTEALDAFHELTRTEGIIPALETSHALAYVSKLAPTMSADQSILINVSGRGDKDMHTVAAMAGLNF from the coding sequence ATGCCTGATATACAGATTGATGACTATTTTAAAAACTACCCGGATGAATTAGGTCATTTTGGACCTTATGGTGGTCGCTTTGTTGGCGAAACCCTGATGGGTGCTATTTATGAGCTGGAAGAAGCTTACAAACAGTATAAAAATGATCCAAACTTCCAAGCTGAAATGGATAAAGATCTGGCCGATTTTGTAGGCCGTCCATCACCTATATATCATGCTGAAAACTGGACAAAAAAACTGGGCGGTGCACAGATCTATCTCAAGCGTGAAGATCTCAACCATACTGGTGCCCACAAGGTTAACAACACGATTGGTCAGGCTCTGCTGGCAAAGCGGATGGGTAAAACCCGTATTATTGCTGAAACAGGTGCGGGACAGCATGGTGTCGCAACCGCTACGGTTGCAGCTCGGTTAGGTATGGAATGTGTGGTTTATATGGGCGCTGAAGATGTTGAGCGCCAGGCGATGAACGTTTACCGGATGAAGCTTTTAGGTGCAGACGTGGTACCAGTTCAGTCCGGTTCAAAAACACTCAAAGATGCACTGAATGAAGCCTTGCGTGACTGGGTCACCAATGTGGATGACACCTTTTATATTATCGGTACGGTTGCTGGCCCACATCCTTATCCAGCAATGGTACGGGACTTTCAATCAGTTATTGGTCGTGAAGCCCGTCAGCAAATGATCAATACCACTGGGAAACTGCCCGATACACTGGTTGCCTGTATCGGTGGTGGGTCGAATGCAATTGGCCTGTTCTACCCATTTATTGAAGATGAATCTGTTGCAATGATTGGCGTTGAAGGTGCTGGTCATGGTCTGCAGACAGGGCAGCACTCAGCTCCGCTGTCTGCCGGAACTCCCGGCGTATTGCACGGCAATCGCACTTACCTGATCCAGGACGCTGCGGGACAAATTACCGAAACCCACTCCATTTCAGCCGGGCTGGACTATCCTGGCGTCGGTCCTGAGCATGCATGGTTGAAAGATATCGGCCGTGCACAATACGTTACAGTCACGGATACCGAGGCGCTTGATGCTTTCCATGAACTGACACGCACTGAAGGCATTATTCCGGCTCTGGAAACCAGCCATGCATTGGCGTATGTTTCAAAATTAGCCCCAACGATGTCAGCGGATCAAAGTATTCTTATTAATGTTTCAGGGCGTGGTGATAAAGACATGCACACGGTTGCAGCCATGGCTGGTCTGAATTTCTGA
- a CDS encoding phosphoribosylanthranilate isomerase, with protein sequence MRTRVKICGITRRQDADFAVKSGVDAIGLVFYEPSPRAVTMAQAAAITAQLPPFVSVVGLFVDATPEKVLQTLEQVPLSLLQFHGNESAEYCAQFNMPYIKAVRMQTATDLIQAANHFSGASALLLDSYQQGVPGGTGQTFDWSMITAVSKPLILAGGLTTENVAEAIRQVSPYAVDVSGGVEESKGLKSNNKISAFMREVANA encoded by the coding sequence ATGAGAACCCGCGTTAAAATATGTGGCATTACGCGTCGACAAGATGCTGATTTTGCTGTTAAAAGCGGGGTAGATGCTATCGGACTGGTTTTTTATGAACCAAGTCCTCGCGCTGTGACAATGGCACAGGCTGCCGCAATTACTGCGCAGCTACCACCTTTTGTTTCAGTTGTCGGTTTGTTTGTTGATGCGACTCCAGAAAAAGTGCTACAAACGCTTGAACAGGTTCCATTAAGTTTGTTGCAGTTTCATGGCAATGAATCTGCAGAGTATTGTGCTCAATTCAATATGCCTTATATCAAAGCCGTGCGTATGCAGACTGCAACGGATTTAATACAGGCTGCCAATCATTTTTCCGGGGCATCGGCTTTATTGCTGGATAGCTATCAACAAGGTGTGCCGGGGGGAACCGGACAGACCTTTGACTGGTCCATGATTACTGCAGTTAGCAAGCCGTTGATATTAGCGGGTGGTCTGACAACTGAAAATGTTGCAGAAGCTATTCGGCAGGTCTCGCCTTATGCAGTTGATGTGAGTGGCGGTGTAGAAGAGTCGAAAGGACTTAAAAGTAATAATAAAATAAGCGCATTCATGCGAGAGGTGGCAAATGCCTGA
- the truA gene encoding tRNA pseudouridine(38-40) synthase TruA, whose product MRLALGVEYDGSQFHGWQFQPKQRTVQGELQKAVSLVANAQTEVFAAGRTDTGVHALNQVVHFDTEAVREERNWLLGLNSNLPHDVCVKWVNPVSEDFNARFSAIKRRYRYLILNRDSRSSVHHQRMWWVYKPLDEHKMQQAANSLLGQHDFSAFRAQECQAKSPIKTLDKLIVTRRDDCIAVDVEARSFLHHMVRNLMGVLVPIGEGKRPVDWAWQVLQSQNRNMAGVTAPPQGLYLTDVIYPDEFSLPTVSGFPVLW is encoded by the coding sequence GTGAGGTTAGCATTAGGTGTCGAATATGACGGCAGTCAGTTCCATGGTTGGCAGTTTCAGCCCAAACAACGGACTGTGCAAGGTGAATTACAGAAAGCCGTATCATTAGTCGCTAATGCACAAACCGAAGTATTTGCTGCCGGGCGTACAGATACCGGGGTACATGCGTTAAATCAGGTAGTACATTTTGATACTGAGGCAGTTCGAGAGGAACGTAACTGGCTGTTAGGCTTAAATTCCAACCTACCACATGATGTCTGTGTTAAATGGGTCAACCCCGTTTCTGAAGATTTCAATGCCCGTTTCAGCGCAATAAAACGCCGCTATCGTTATTTAATCCTCAATCGTGACAGTCGCTCCAGTGTTCATCATCAACGCATGTGGTGGGTATACAAACCACTTGATGAACATAAAATGCAGCAGGCTGCCAATAGTCTTTTGGGTCAGCATGATTTTTCTGCTTTTCGAGCACAGGAATGTCAGGCCAAAAGTCCGATAAAAACGCTTGATAAATTGATTGTCACACGCCGAGATGATTGTATTGCTGTTGATGTTGAAGCCCGTTCTTTTTTACACCACATGGTGCGTAACCTGATGGGAGTGCTGGTTCCAATTGGCGAAGGAAAAAGACCTGTTGATTGGGCATGGCAAGTTCTGCAAAGCCAGAATCGCAATATGGCTGGCGTTACCGCACCGCCACAGGGTCTTTATCTGACAGATGTGATTTATCCAGATGAATTTTCCTTGCCAACTGTGTCAGGTTTTCCGGTGCTCTGGTAA